In the genome of Salmo trutta chromosome 18, fSalTru1.1, whole genome shotgun sequence, one region contains:
- the LOC115153006 gene encoding chondroitin sulfate N-acetylgalactosaminyltransferase 2 isoform X2 — MNFPDVEGECRLVAHRLHASVMPRRSLPLQGRMRWMLLGLFLLLVLLLFAYLLECTPPADVSLVLPGLGGESHGKEYYQALLQEQEERHLNRAASLKRQISQLKQELQEMSEKLKVLQDRKEGPGVQGLVETKDQEPGDLLEFLHSQIDKAEVNTGARLPSEYALVPFESFTSSKVYQLEMGLTRHPEEKPVRKDRRDELVEVIEAALDVINNPDEEDGQEDDVPMQRQTYTESHFTEGLYRTERDKGTLYELFFAKDDSDNFRHVTLFRPFGPLMKVRSTSVETSGVIINIIVPLAGRTEAFSQFLHNFREVCIEHDRRVHLTVVYFGQEGLQEVKSYLEKMSREASFSNYTLIPVDEEFSRGRGLDIGAHTWKKGDVLMFFCDVDIYFTLDYLNTCRLHTAPNKRVFYPVVFSLYNPAIVYGNLELAPPIESQLIHKKDAGFWRDFGFGMTCQYRSDFLNIGGFDLEVKGWGVEDVHLYRKYLRSDLIVTRTPVSGLFHLWHEKQCADELTPEQYRMCIQSKAMNEASHSHLGMLVFREEIENHLRKQAYKTQSNTEN, encoded by the exons ATGA ATTTCCCTGACGTTGAAGGGGAATGCAGACTTGTCGCCCATAGACTGCATGCGAGTGTGATGCCCAGGCGAAGCTTGCCGCTGCAGGGCCGGATGCGCTGGATGCTCCTGGGGCTCTTCCTGTTGctggtcctcctcctctttgCTTACCTGCTGGAGTGTACTCCCCCAGCTGATGTTAGCCTGGTCCTGCCTGGCCTGGGAGGGGAGTCCCATGGAAAGGAGTACTACCAGGCACTGCTGCAAGAGCAGGAGGAGCGGCACCTCAACCGCGCCGCCAGCCTCAAGCGTCAGATTTCCCAACTCAAGCAGGAGCTCCAGGAGATGAGTGAGAAACTCAAGGTCCTGCAGGACAGAAAGGAAGGTCCCGGGGTCCAGGGGCTGGTTGAAACCAAGGACCAGGAGCCTGGGGATCTCCTTGAGTTCCTCCACTCCCAGATCGACAAAGCCGAGGTGAACACGGGAGCACGGCTGCCCAGCGAGTACGCCCTGGTCCCCTTCGAGAGCTTCACCTCTAGTAAGGTGTATCAGCTGGAGATGGGGCTGACCAGGCACCCAGAGGAGAAGCCTGTGCGGAAGGACCGCAGAGATGAGCTGGTGGAGGTCATTGAGGCAGCCCTGGACGTCATAAACAACCCAGACGAGGAGGATGGCCAGGAGGATGATGTGCCCATGCAGAGGCAGACTTATACTGAGAGCCACTTTACTGAGG GGCTGTACAGAACAGAACGGGACAAGGGCACACTCTACGAGCTCTTCTTTGCAAAAGATGACTCTGACAACTTCCGCCATGTCACTCTTTTCCGTCCTTTTGGTCCTTTAATGAAAGTCAGAAGCACGTCCGTAGAAACGTCTGGAGTCATCATCAATATCATTGTGCCGTTGGCAGGCAGAACAGAGGCATTCTCACAGTTCCTACACAACTTCAG ggaAGTTTGCATAGAACACGATAGGCGAGTCCATCTTACGGTGGTCTACTTTGGACAAGAGGGCTTACAAGAGGTGAAGTCTTATTTGGAAAAAATGTCCAG GGAGGCAAGCTTTTCCAACTACACGCTTATTCCAGTGGACGAGGAGTTTTCCAGGGGCAGGGGCCTGGACATCGGTGCCCATACCTGGAAGAAGGGTGACGTATTGATGTTCTTCTGTGATGTGGATATCTACTTCACACTGGACTATCTCAACACCTGCCGTCTTCACACCGCTCCAA ACAAGAGAGTCTTTTATCCGGTTGTTTTCAGTTTGTATAATCCTGCCATAGTCTATGGAAATCTGGAGCTGGCTCCCCCCATTGAAAGTCAACTT ATTCACAAGAAAGATGCTGGATTCTGGAGAGATTTTGGCTTTGGAATGACATGTCAGTACCGCTCGGACTTCCTCAATATAG GAGGTTTTGACCTGGAAGTGAAAGGTTGGGGTGTGGAAGATGTCCACTTGTACAGGAAGTACCTGCGGAGCGACCTGATTGTGACGCGTACGCCGGTATCCGGCCTCTTCCACCTGTGGCACGAGAAGCAGTGTGCAGACGAGCTGACTCCAGAACAGTATCGCATGTGCATCCAGTCCAAAGCCATGAACGAGGCGTCCCATTCCCACCTGGGCATGCTGGTGTTCCGCGAGGAGATCGAGAATCACCTCCGCAAGCAGGCCTATAAGACCCAGAGCAATACTGAAAACTGA
- the LOC115153006 gene encoding chondroitin sulfate N-acetylgalactosaminyltransferase 2 isoform X1, whose product MIDFPDVEGECRLVAHRLHASVMPRRSLPLQGRMRWMLLGLFLLLVLLLFAYLLECTPPADVSLVLPGLGGESHGKEYYQALLQEQEERHLNRAASLKRQISQLKQELQEMSEKLKVLQDRKEGPGVQGLVETKDQEPGDLLEFLHSQIDKAEVNTGARLPSEYALVPFESFTSSKVYQLEMGLTRHPEEKPVRKDRRDELVEVIEAALDVINNPDEEDGQEDDVPMQRQTYTESHFTEGLYRTERDKGTLYELFFAKDDSDNFRHVTLFRPFGPLMKVRSTSVETSGVIINIIVPLAGRTEAFSQFLHNFREVCIEHDRRVHLTVVYFGQEGLQEVKSYLEKMSREASFSNYTLIPVDEEFSRGRGLDIGAHTWKKGDVLMFFCDVDIYFTLDYLNTCRLHTAPNKRVFYPVVFSLYNPAIVYGNLELAPPIESQLIHKKDAGFWRDFGFGMTCQYRSDFLNIGGFDLEVKGWGVEDVHLYRKYLRSDLIVTRTPVSGLFHLWHEKQCADELTPEQYRMCIQSKAMNEASHSHLGMLVFREEIENHLRKQAYKTQSNTEN is encoded by the exons ATGA TAGATTTCCCTGACGTTGAAGGGGAATGCAGACTTGTCGCCCATAGACTGCATGCGAGTGTGATGCCCAGGCGAAGCTTGCCGCTGCAGGGCCGGATGCGCTGGATGCTCCTGGGGCTCTTCCTGTTGctggtcctcctcctctttgCTTACCTGCTGGAGTGTACTCCCCCAGCTGATGTTAGCCTGGTCCTGCCTGGCCTGGGAGGGGAGTCCCATGGAAAGGAGTACTACCAGGCACTGCTGCAAGAGCAGGAGGAGCGGCACCTCAACCGCGCCGCCAGCCTCAAGCGTCAGATTTCCCAACTCAAGCAGGAGCTCCAGGAGATGAGTGAGAAACTCAAGGTCCTGCAGGACAGAAAGGAAGGTCCCGGGGTCCAGGGGCTGGTTGAAACCAAGGACCAGGAGCCTGGGGATCTCCTTGAGTTCCTCCACTCCCAGATCGACAAAGCCGAGGTGAACACGGGAGCACGGCTGCCCAGCGAGTACGCCCTGGTCCCCTTCGAGAGCTTCACCTCTAGTAAGGTGTATCAGCTGGAGATGGGGCTGACCAGGCACCCAGAGGAGAAGCCTGTGCGGAAGGACCGCAGAGATGAGCTGGTGGAGGTCATTGAGGCAGCCCTGGACGTCATAAACAACCCAGACGAGGAGGATGGCCAGGAGGATGATGTGCCCATGCAGAGGCAGACTTATACTGAGAGCCACTTTACTGAGG GGCTGTACAGAACAGAACGGGACAAGGGCACACTCTACGAGCTCTTCTTTGCAAAAGATGACTCTGACAACTTCCGCCATGTCACTCTTTTCCGTCCTTTTGGTCCTTTAATGAAAGTCAGAAGCACGTCCGTAGAAACGTCTGGAGTCATCATCAATATCATTGTGCCGTTGGCAGGCAGAACAGAGGCATTCTCACAGTTCCTACACAACTTCAG ggaAGTTTGCATAGAACACGATAGGCGAGTCCATCTTACGGTGGTCTACTTTGGACAAGAGGGCTTACAAGAGGTGAAGTCTTATTTGGAAAAAATGTCCAG GGAGGCAAGCTTTTCCAACTACACGCTTATTCCAGTGGACGAGGAGTTTTCCAGGGGCAGGGGCCTGGACATCGGTGCCCATACCTGGAAGAAGGGTGACGTATTGATGTTCTTCTGTGATGTGGATATCTACTTCACACTGGACTATCTCAACACCTGCCGTCTTCACACCGCTCCAA ACAAGAGAGTCTTTTATCCGGTTGTTTTCAGTTTGTATAATCCTGCCATAGTCTATGGAAATCTGGAGCTGGCTCCCCCCATTGAAAGTCAACTT ATTCACAAGAAAGATGCTGGATTCTGGAGAGATTTTGGCTTTGGAATGACATGTCAGTACCGCTCGGACTTCCTCAATATAG GAGGTTTTGACCTGGAAGTGAAAGGTTGGGGTGTGGAAGATGTCCACTTGTACAGGAAGTACCTGCGGAGCGACCTGATTGTGACGCGTACGCCGGTATCCGGCCTCTTCCACCTGTGGCACGAGAAGCAGTGTGCAGACGAGCTGACTCCAGAACAGTATCGCATGTGCATCCAGTCCAAAGCCATGAACGAGGCGTCCCATTCCCACCTGGGCATGCTGGTGTTCCGCGAGGAGATCGAGAATCACCTCCGCAAGCAGGCCTATAAGACCCAGAGCAATACTGAAAACTGA
- the LOC115153006 gene encoding chondroitin sulfate N-acetylgalactosaminyltransferase 2 isoform X3 codes for MPRRSLPLQGRMRWMLLGLFLLLVLLLFAYLLECTPPADVSLVLPGLGGESHGKEYYQALLQEQEERHLNRAASLKRQISQLKQELQEMSEKLKVLQDRKEGPGVQGLVETKDQEPGDLLEFLHSQIDKAEVNTGARLPSEYALVPFESFTSSKVYQLEMGLTRHPEEKPVRKDRRDELVEVIEAALDVINNPDEEDGQEDDVPMQRQTYTESHFTEGLYRTERDKGTLYELFFAKDDSDNFRHVTLFRPFGPLMKVRSTSVETSGVIINIIVPLAGRTEAFSQFLHNFREVCIEHDRRVHLTVVYFGQEGLQEVKSYLEKMSREASFSNYTLIPVDEEFSRGRGLDIGAHTWKKGDVLMFFCDVDIYFTLDYLNTCRLHTAPNKRVFYPVVFSLYNPAIVYGNLELAPPIESQLIHKKDAGFWRDFGFGMTCQYRSDFLNIGGFDLEVKGWGVEDVHLYRKYLRSDLIVTRTPVSGLFHLWHEKQCADELTPEQYRMCIQSKAMNEASHSHLGMLVFREEIENHLRKQAYKTQSNTEN; via the exons ATGCCCAGGCGAAGCTTGCCGCTGCAGGGCCGGATGCGCTGGATGCTCCTGGGGCTCTTCCTGTTGctggtcctcctcctctttgCTTACCTGCTGGAGTGTACTCCCCCAGCTGATGTTAGCCTGGTCCTGCCTGGCCTGGGAGGGGAGTCCCATGGAAAGGAGTACTACCAGGCACTGCTGCAAGAGCAGGAGGAGCGGCACCTCAACCGCGCCGCCAGCCTCAAGCGTCAGATTTCCCAACTCAAGCAGGAGCTCCAGGAGATGAGTGAGAAACTCAAGGTCCTGCAGGACAGAAAGGAAGGTCCCGGGGTCCAGGGGCTGGTTGAAACCAAGGACCAGGAGCCTGGGGATCTCCTTGAGTTCCTCCACTCCCAGATCGACAAAGCCGAGGTGAACACGGGAGCACGGCTGCCCAGCGAGTACGCCCTGGTCCCCTTCGAGAGCTTCACCTCTAGTAAGGTGTATCAGCTGGAGATGGGGCTGACCAGGCACCCAGAGGAGAAGCCTGTGCGGAAGGACCGCAGAGATGAGCTGGTGGAGGTCATTGAGGCAGCCCTGGACGTCATAAACAACCCAGACGAGGAGGATGGCCAGGAGGATGATGTGCCCATGCAGAGGCAGACTTATACTGAGAGCCACTTTACTGAGG GGCTGTACAGAACAGAACGGGACAAGGGCACACTCTACGAGCTCTTCTTTGCAAAAGATGACTCTGACAACTTCCGCCATGTCACTCTTTTCCGTCCTTTTGGTCCTTTAATGAAAGTCAGAAGCACGTCCGTAGAAACGTCTGGAGTCATCATCAATATCATTGTGCCGTTGGCAGGCAGAACAGAGGCATTCTCACAGTTCCTACACAACTTCAG ggaAGTTTGCATAGAACACGATAGGCGAGTCCATCTTACGGTGGTCTACTTTGGACAAGAGGGCTTACAAGAGGTGAAGTCTTATTTGGAAAAAATGTCCAG GGAGGCAAGCTTTTCCAACTACACGCTTATTCCAGTGGACGAGGAGTTTTCCAGGGGCAGGGGCCTGGACATCGGTGCCCATACCTGGAAGAAGGGTGACGTATTGATGTTCTTCTGTGATGTGGATATCTACTTCACACTGGACTATCTCAACACCTGCCGTCTTCACACCGCTCCAA ACAAGAGAGTCTTTTATCCGGTTGTTTTCAGTTTGTATAATCCTGCCATAGTCTATGGAAATCTGGAGCTGGCTCCCCCCATTGAAAGTCAACTT ATTCACAAGAAAGATGCTGGATTCTGGAGAGATTTTGGCTTTGGAATGACATGTCAGTACCGCTCGGACTTCCTCAATATAG GAGGTTTTGACCTGGAAGTGAAAGGTTGGGGTGTGGAAGATGTCCACTTGTACAGGAAGTACCTGCGGAGCGACCTGATTGTGACGCGTACGCCGGTATCCGGCCTCTTCCACCTGTGGCACGAGAAGCAGTGTGCAGACGAGCTGACTCCAGAACAGTATCGCATGTGCATCCAGTCCAAAGCCATGAACGAGGCGTCCCATTCCCACCTGGGCATGCTGGTGTTCCGCGAGGAGATCGAGAATCACCTCCGCAAGCAGGCCTATAAGACCCAGAGCAATACTGAAAACTGA